The proteins below are encoded in one region of Halocatena salina:
- a CDS encoding M24 family metallopeptidase, translated as MPPTYPRLSSHLEQTNTDGYLIEADGDDSNQYYLSGYHAPDDFVTLYADGDVSLLVSGLEYTRAKADSDTDAVRQLSEFDYWEKAEKMDPRNARKLVTADFLADAGIESVTVPASFPTSTADVLRDQGIDVVWDEEYVLTAVRAVKSEREIAHIEETQRANEEAMAVAEDLLERAAVEDGVLHLDNEVLTSEAVRERIEIALLEQECGMSDCIVASGAAAARGHDSGSGPLEANAPIIIDIFPRHKRTRYFADMTRTFVKGEPSDRIEEWYELAHEAYEAALATLQAGVSGEAVDDAVCDVFEAEGYPTLRTDRSTTDGFNHSTGHGVGLDVHEAPHLAQQGEELEAGHVVTVEPGLYEQGTGGVRIEDLLVVTDDGYENLTEYPTDLRVV; from the coding sequence ATGCCGCCAACCTATCCGCGATTGTCGTCCCATCTCGAGCAGACGAACACCGATGGATATCTGATCGAGGCTGACGGCGACGACAGCAATCAGTACTACCTGTCGGGATACCACGCACCGGACGACTTCGTTACGCTGTACGCCGACGGCGACGTTTCGCTGCTCGTTTCGGGACTCGAATACACGCGAGCGAAGGCAGACAGCGACACCGACGCGGTCAGACAGCTTTCTGAATTCGACTACTGGGAAAAAGCCGAGAAGATGGATCCGCGAAACGCCAGAAAGCTCGTGACGGCAGACTTTCTCGCGGACGCCGGCATCGAGTCGGTTACTGTTCCCGCCTCGTTTCCAACCAGCACCGCCGACGTGCTGCGCGATCAGGGCATTGACGTCGTATGGGACGAGGAGTACGTCCTTACGGCGGTCCGTGCAGTCAAAAGCGAACGCGAGATAGCACACATCGAGGAGACACAACGAGCCAACGAGGAGGCGATGGCCGTCGCCGAGGATCTTCTTGAGCGCGCAGCGGTCGAAGACGGCGTGTTACACCTCGACAACGAGGTGCTCACGAGCGAGGCGGTGCGCGAACGGATCGAAATCGCACTACTGGAGCAGGAGTGTGGGATGAGCGACTGCATCGTCGCATCCGGAGCAGCGGCGGCTCGGGGCCACGATTCGGGGTCCGGACCGCTGGAAGCGAACGCGCCGATCATCATCGACATCTTCCCTCGACACAAACGGACGAGATACTTCGCGGATATGACGCGGACGTTCGTGAAGGGCGAACCCAGCGATCGCATCGAGGAGTGGTACGAACTCGCTCACGAGGCGTACGAGGCGGCGCTTGCCACCCTGCAAGCGGGTGTCTCTGGAGAGGCGGTTGACGACGCCGTGTGTGACGTGTTCGAAGCAGAGGGCTATCCGACGCTTCGAACCGATAGGTCCACTACGGACGGCTTCAACCACAGCACCGGCCACGGCGTCGGACTTGACGTGCACGAAGCGCCCCATCTCGCACAGCAAGGTGAGGAACTCGAAGCCGGGCACGTCGTCACGGTCGAGCCGGGACTGTACGAGCAAGGAACGGGCGGTGTCCGAATCGAGGATCTCCTCGTCGTGACCGACGACGGGTATGAGAATCTGACGGAGTATCCGACGGATCTGCGGGTCGTGTAG
- a CDS encoding AbrB/MazE/SpoVT family DNA-binding domain-containing protein: MSTEETTVSDRRMVTIPASFCQRLDIEPGDKLRWDIDEEGSLKVAVVKQRYGAFDDFEPVPMGGGGGETHDLAGYEETAFSEDA; this comes from the coding sequence ATGTCAACCGAAGAAACGACGGTCAGCGATCGTAGGATGGTTACGATCCCGGCGTCATTCTGTCAACGGCTCGACATCGAGCCCGGCGATAAGCTTCGTTGGGACATCGATGAGGAGGGATCCCTGAAGGTCGCAGTCGTCAAGCAGCGGTACGGTGCGTTCGACGACTTCGAGCCGGTTCCGATGGGTGGCGGCGGTGGTGAGACCCACGATCTCGCTGGTTACGAGGAGACGGCGTTTTCGGAGGATGCGTGA
- a CDS encoding type II toxin-antitoxin system VapC family toxin, protein MVVAAVDTGVLIGMADSDDHRHDVAREITRGIDHGDLPTGRVTNYVVLETLNWIHARQHHETAVETYERLHESAGFEIVHAAQKDFTRAVELFETYDSLAFGDATITAYMEREEIEYLYSFDDDFDAIEDLTRLETPGDPL, encoded by the coding sequence ATGGTAGTTGCAGCCGTGGATACCGGCGTTCTCATCGGAATGGCCGATTCCGACGACCACCGCCACGACGTTGCACGGGAGATCACCCGCGGGATTGACCACGGCGACCTCCCGACCGGGCGGGTGACGAACTATGTCGTTCTCGAAACCTTGAACTGGATACACGCCCGCCAGCACCACGAGACGGCCGTCGAGACGTACGAACGGCTCCATGAGTCCGCTGGATTCGAGATCGTCCACGCGGCACAGAAGGATTTTACCCGGGCCGTCGAACTGTTCGAGACCTACGATAGCCTTGCGTTCGGGGACGCGACGATCACGGCGTACATGGAGCGTGAAGAGATCGAATATCTCTACTCGTTCGACGACGATTTCGACGCGATTGAGGATCTTACCCGTCTCGAGACGCCCGGCGATCCCCTCTGA
- a CDS encoding GNAT family N-acetyltransferase: MLFPETIETERLRLDRLSHAVDVIEYYECCSHHEPGIEEITRYLPWNPHETVKDTHDYLASMEEEWNEGTRAEYVIRPKDGEDGAGQIAGSAGLLCRWEQDLGLPAIWLRKRFWGRGYSGERADALLELAFDRLDLGVVAIPLHSDNENSYRAVEKYVNRHGGRYEGLLRNHASRYDEPADHHRFSISQTEYEAHHDG; encoded by the coding sequence ATGCTGTTCCCCGAAACGATCGAGACCGAGCGGCTCCGCCTCGACCGGCTTTCCCACGCTGTCGACGTGATCGAGTATTACGAGTGCTGTTCACACCACGAGCCGGGGATCGAGGAGATCACGCGGTATCTGCCGTGGAATCCCCATGAGACGGTGAAAGACACCCACGACTACCTCGCTTCCATGGAAGAAGAATGGAACGAAGGGACCCGTGCAGAGTACGTAATTCGTCCGAAAGACGGCGAGGATGGAGCAGGTCAGATCGCGGGGAGTGCGGGCCTGTTGTGCCGGTGGGAGCAGGATCTCGGACTGCCGGCGATCTGGCTCCGGAAACGATTCTGGGGACGTGGCTACTCCGGCGAGCGCGCCGACGCCCTCCTCGAACTCGCCTTTGACCGGCTAGATCTCGGCGTGGTGGCGATCCCACTGCACAGTGATAACGAGAACTCCTACCGAGCCGTCGAGAAATACGTCAACCGACATGGCGGCCGGTACGAAGGGCTGTTGCGCAACCACGCCAGCCGGTACGACGAACCTGCCGATCACCACCGGTTTTCGATCAGTCAGACGGAATACGAAGCTCACCACGACGGCTGA
- a CDS encoding branched-chain amino acid transaminase — protein MSFAEMDVDTIWMDGEFVDWNDAQIHVLTHGLHYGSGVFEGIRCYDTENGPAIFRWDEHLDRLYASAKPYDLDIDYSRKELTTATTELIRRQGLESCYVRPIAFYGYDSLGVSPAGCPTQVAIACWPWGTYLGEEALEEGVDVMISSWRKHASSQIPTNAKTTGLYVNSMLAGEEARRNGYVEAIVLNKEGNVAEGPGENVFLVRDGEIYTPGLAESILDGITRQTVITLARERGYTVHHNAAISRGELYTADELFFTGSAAEVTPIRTVDDTQIGTGTRGPVTEDLQSAFFDLVERRVDDHDEWFHYVNE, from the coding sequence ATGAGTTTCGCTGAGATGGATGTCGACACGATCTGGATGGACGGGGAGTTCGTCGATTGGAACGACGCCCAGATCCACGTCCTGACCCATGGATTACACTACGGAAGCGGTGTGTTCGAGGGCATCCGATGTTATGACACCGAGAACGGTCCTGCAATCTTCCGGTGGGACGAACACCTCGATCGATTGTACGCGTCCGCAAAACCGTACGATCTCGACATCGACTACAGCCGCAAGGAACTGACGACCGCGACGACGGAACTCATCCGCCGCCAAGGATTGGAATCGTGTTACGTGCGACCGATCGCCTTCTATGGGTATGACAGCCTCGGCGTGAGTCCAGCTGGCTGTCCGACCCAAGTCGCAATCGCCTGTTGGCCGTGGGGGACGTATCTCGGTGAGGAGGCTCTCGAAGAGGGCGTGGACGTGATGATCTCCTCGTGGCGAAAGCACGCCTCCAGCCAGATCCCGACGAACGCCAAAACGACCGGCCTGTACGTGAACAGCATGCTCGCTGGTGAGGAGGCCCGACGCAACGGCTACGTCGAAGCGATCGTCCTCAACAAGGAGGGCAACGTCGCGGAAGGACCGGGCGAGAACGTCTTTCTCGTTCGGGACGGTGAGATCTACACGCCGGGGCTGGCCGAAAGCATTCTCGATGGGATCACCCGACAGACGGTTATCACGCTCGCACGCGAGCGCGGGTACACGGTCCACCACAACGCGGCGATCAGCCGGGGCGAGCTGTACACCGCTGATGAGCTGTTTTTCACCGGGAGCGCCGCGGAGGTCACACCGATCCGGACGGTCGACGACACACAGATCGGTACGGGAACGCGTGGACCGGTCACCGAGGATCTCCAGTCGGCGTTTTTCGATCTGGTCGAACGCCGTGTGGACGACCACGACGAGTGGTTCCACTACGTGAACGAGTGA
- a CDS encoding CopG family ribbon-helix-helix protein — MRTSLNIPEEDLAAFDAVWRSEGYDSRSRAVREAIREYTESHERLEATTGTVVALLAFDYEHQRVIEPLHTVQHEFQDVISATSHAHQGEWCLEAVFCRGEARRVRELVYALRDFDAVGRVKLMVLVAPADKS; from the coding sequence ATGCGCACGAGCCTGAACATTCCGGAAGAGGATCTCGCAGCATTCGATGCGGTGTGGCGATCGGAGGGGTACGACTCCCGCTCGCGGGCGGTTCGGGAGGCCATACGAGAGTACACCGAAAGCCACGAGCGCTTGGAAGCGACGACGGGCACCGTCGTTGCGCTACTCGCGTTCGATTACGAACACCAGCGCGTCATCGAGCCGCTTCACACCGTTCAGCACGAGTTTCAAGACGTTATCAGCGCGACGAGCCATGCTCATCAGGGCGAGTGGTGTCTGGAGGCGGTGTTCTGTCGGGGAGAGGCCCGGCGGGTCCGTGAACTCGTTTACGCCCTCAGGGATTTCGACGCGGTGGGCCGTGTCAAACTGATGGTGCTCGTGGCCCCAGCGGACAAATCGTAG
- the aroC gene encoding chorismate synthase, translating to MNGNEFGRLFRVTTHGESHGPAMGVTVSGCPAGLALSAEDVQRELDRRKPGQSMITTSRDEPDAVEIHSGLQDGYTTGTPIGMTIQNKDSRSGKYEPFVTAPRPSHGDFTYSAKFGTRNWGGGGRSSARETVNWVAAGAIAGKILEREGIEVKAHVNQIGEIRAPDVSFEQLLEHTEENPVRCAHPETAERMRERIEEYQEAGDSIGGSIYFETRGVPRGLGAPRFDSVPARLGRALMAVPAATGFEFGLGRSARERTGSERNEDWTTDEAGDPVPVGNDHGGIQGGITTGQPIYGEVTLHAPTSIPKPQTTVDWETGEQKEIQVIGRHDPVLPPRGVPVVEAMVNLTLVDFLLLGGRLNPDRLDDQPGEYDTAYHPQSPENKKENE from the coding sequence ATGAACGGAAACGAGTTCGGTCGGCTTTTTCGGGTGACGACCCACGGCGAAAGCCACGGGCCGGCGATGGGTGTGACAGTGTCGGGCTGTCCGGCAGGGCTTGCCCTCTCGGCAGAAGACGTACAACGCGAACTCGATCGGCGAAAGCCCGGCCAGTCGATGATCACCACGAGCCGCGATGAACCGGACGCTGTCGAGATTCACAGCGGTCTCCAGGACGGCTACACGACGGGAACACCGATCGGGATGACGATCCAGAACAAAGATTCCAGATCCGGAAAGTACGAGCCGTTCGTCACTGCACCGCGGCCCAGTCACGGGGATTTCACCTATTCGGCGAAGTTCGGCACGCGCAACTGGGGGGGTGGCGGGCGCTCGTCAGCCCGGGAAACCGTTAACTGGGTCGCTGCTGGCGCGATCGCCGGGAAGATCCTCGAACGTGAGGGAATCGAGGTGAAAGCCCACGTCAACCAGATCGGTGAGATCCGAGCGCCAGACGTGTCGTTCGAGCAACTGCTCGAACACACAGAAGAGAATCCGGTGCGGTGTGCCCATCCCGAAACTGCCGAACGGATGCGCGAGCGCATCGAGGAGTACCAAGAGGCAGGTGACTCCATCGGTGGCTCGATCTACTTCGAGACCCGCGGCGTTCCGCGGGGATTGGGCGCGCCCCGGTTCGATTCGGTACCGGCGCGGCTGGGGCGAGCGCTGATGGCGGTCCCCGCTGCCACGGGCTTCGAGTTCGGATTGGGACGGTCGGCGCGCGAACGGACCGGCAGCGAACGCAACGAGGACTGGACCACCGACGAAGCAGGCGATCCCGTTCCGGTCGGCAACGACCATGGAGGCATCCAAGGCGGAATCACGACCGGTCAACCCATCTACGGCGAAGTGACCTTGCACGCTCCGACATCGATTCCCAAGCCCCAGACCACCGTCGACTGGGAAACCGGCGAACAAAAGGAGATTCAGGTGATCGGCCGCCACGATCCCGTCCTCCCACCCCGAGGGGTGCCCGTCGTCGAGGCGATGGTGAATCTCACGCTGGTTGATTTCCTGCTGTTGGGTGGTCGCCTCAATCCGGATCGACTCGACGACCAACCGGGCGAATACGACACCGCATATCACCCTCAGAGTCCCGAAAACAAGAAGGAAAACGAGTAG
- a CDS encoding helix-turn-helix domain-containing protein: MVLIVEFELSSDRLPLTDVAAAAPSVVLRVDDILVSERNRPVLVLWAESETFESLETALEASERTTHSVLGTTEQRRLYRVELAERTPPIYTEFIRLDTAPVDARITPSGWQARTRFSDRQALAQFYESCTEHDISFRLDRVFEATPDTDDEYGLTQKQRETLIAAHEAGYFAVPRTCSLAEIGEQLDVSAPSVSERLRRALDRLVRHTVRLDEHG, from the coding sequence ATGGTTCTCATCGTCGAGTTCGAGTTGAGTTCGGATCGATTGCCGCTGACAGACGTCGCAGCGGCTGCTCCAAGCGTCGTTCTCCGGGTCGATGACATTCTCGTTTCTGAACGCAATCGTCCGGTCCTCGTTTTATGGGCCGAGAGCGAGACGTTCGAATCGCTCGAAACGGCACTCGAAGCTTCCGAGCGAACTACCCACAGCGTGCTCGGAACGACCGAGCAGCGTCGTCTTTACCGCGTGGAGCTAGCCGAACGAACGCCACCCATCTATACGGAGTTCATTCGGTTGGATACTGCTCCGGTCGACGCGAGGATTACGCCAAGCGGCTGGCAGGCCCGAACACGATTTTCCGACCGGCAAGCGCTCGCCCAGTTTTACGAATCGTGTACGGAACACGATATTTCATTCCGTCTCGACCGAGTCTTCGAAGCAACACCGGACACCGACGACGAGTACGGACTCACGCAGAAACAGCGCGAGACGTTGATCGCTGCGCACGAGGCGGGTTATTTCGCGGTTCCCCGAACCTGTTCGCTCGCGGAGATCGGCGAACAGCTCGACGTCTCCGCACCCTCGGTTTCCGAACGGCTGCGCCGGGCATTGGACCGACTCGTCCGCCACACCGTCCGTCTCGATGAGCACGGATAA